From a region of the Procambarus clarkii isolate CNS0578487 chromosome 18, FALCON_Pclarkii_2.0, whole genome shotgun sequence genome:
- the LOC123754542 gene encoding uncharacterized protein isoform X2: MSSAAHATWLLPSPSIINNSRPWRCSKHHPHQLFEDISDHLKVQSKGSKSGRQLYESAFGTPVCQCPDGTYEVNNDSYDTVCEPILSMTGVCPPGKVLWFRDFSLPPECLPDPCGGKNLYRGPNELPFVPFASDYGKCYQLGQMSGVCPAPTWYSLALDRLQGVCSTLEDAGYQVFDSYTLSFFSYMYGPPIPREGTVPLSSAAVPYKMTGTTVGPYGPSTVSGTSMSMYGNGRGSKYSVDASSGQAYDEATQPLSKGNVVKGELIAYLKGLMDSASGPGSSLDFLQAPSGHKFHEFFKIVKAIMSDLVSGRSHHRSRRAPLPHATPGNVIETRLVGCRAGAQRDINAKCRDTILPARPPFDRVTRAAPPVPPQPGCPGGQVYNLQRICTPGNSVASSISAANLG; encoded by the exons ATGTCGTCTGCCGCCCACGCTACATGGCTCCTACCGTCGCCCTCAATCATCAACAACTCCCGCCCCTGGCGCTGTAGCAAACATCATCCTCATCAGTTGTTTGAGGATATTAGTGATCATTTGAAAGTTCAGTCAAAAGGATCTAAAT CGGGTCGTCAGCTGTACGAGTCCGCGTTCGGGACGCCCGTGTGCCAGTGTCCGGACGGTACCTACGAGGTCAACAACGACTCGTATGACACAGTGTGTGAGCCCATCTTGAGCATGACTGGCGTCTGCCCGCCAGGAAAG GTGCTGTGGTTCAGGGATTTCAGCCTCCCGCCGGAGTGCCTCCCTGACCCGTGCGGCGGGAAGAATCTCTACCGAGGGCCCAATGAACTTCCCTTCGTCCCCTTCGCTTCTGATTATGGAAAGTGCTACCAGCTTGGACAG ATGAGCGGTGTGTGTCCGGCCCCGACCTGGTACTCCCTGGCCCTGGACCGGCTCCAGGGCGTCTGTTCCACCCTCGAGGACGCCGGCTACCAGGTCTTCGACTCTTACACTCTCTCATTCTTCAGTTACATGTACGGACCTCCTATCCCTAGGGAAGGAACGGTTCCCTTGTCTTCTGCAGCTGTACCTTATAAGATGACGGGTACGACTGTAGGTCCCTATGGTCCTTCAACTGTTTCTGGTACCTCAATGTCCATGTACGGCAACGGCCGAGGATCAAAGTATTCGGTTGACGCATCTTCCGGACAAGCCTATGACGAGGCGACTCAGCCACTGTCGaaggggaatgtggtgaagggagaGCTGATTGCATACCTGAAGGGCCTGATGGACTCGGCGTCAGGGCCCGGCAGCAGCCTCGACTTCTTGCAAGCTCCTTCTGGCCATAAGTTTCACGAGTTCTTCAAAAT AGTGAAGGCCATTATGAGCGACCTGGTGAGTGGGCGGAGTCACCACAGGAGTCGTCGCGCCCCGCTGCCACACGCCACCCCCGGCAACGTCATCGAGACCCGACTGGTCGGTTGTCGTGCGGGAGCCCAGAGGGACATCAACGCCAAGTGTCGCGACAC AATCCTGCCGGCGCGACCGCCCTTTGACCGTGTCACTCGCGCCGCGCCGCCCGTGCCGCCCCAGCCTGGCTGTCCAGGG GGCCAGGTATACAACCTACAGCGGATCTGTACACCAGGGAACAGCGTGGCCAGCTCCATCAGCGCTGCCAACCTCGGATAA
- the LOC123754542 gene encoding uncharacterized protein isoform X1, which yields MAKVVLAVLVLSCVLPLVFDCEISSKERGRWRRQARAGPLAPAIPVSLPYYASPDQLVDSCPRGEVQVSGGGCHKLLTRGPCQVTEFVLLNLETNQGYCAPRLCAPDRIFVFGDQLCHDPLNDRLCPPGRQLYESAFGTPVCQCPDGTYEVNNDSYDTVCEPILSMTGVCPPGKVLWFRDFSLPPECLPDPCGGKNLYRGPNELPFVPFASDYGKCYQLGQMSGVCPAPTWYSLALDRLQGVCSTLEDAGYQVFDSYTLSFFSYMYGPPIPREGTVPLSSAAVPYKMTGTTVGPYGPSTVSGTSMSMYGNGRGSKYSVDASSGQAYDEATQPLSKGNVVKGELIAYLKGLMDSASGPGSSLDFLQAPSGHKFHEFFKIVKAIMSDLVSGRSHHRSRRAPLPHATPGNVIETRLVGCRAGAQRDINAKCRDTILPARPPFDRVTRAAPPVPPQPGCPGGQVYNLQRICTPGNSVASSISAANLG from the exons ATGGCGAAGGTCGTCCTCGCCGTCCTCGTCCTCAGCTGCGTCCTGCCACTTGTCTTCGACTGTGAAATTTCAAGTAAAGAA AGAGGACGGTGGCGGCGTCAGGCCCGCGCTGGACCACTGGCTCCAGCCATCCCAGTCTCCCTCCCGTACTACGCAA GCCCCGACCAGCTGGTTGACTCGTGCCCCAGAGGGGAGGTGCAGGTGTCTGGAGGTGGGTGCCACAAGCTACTGACGCGGGGGCCGTGCCAGGTGACGGAGTTCGTGCTGCTGAACCTGGAGACCAACCAGGGCTACTGCGCCCCGAGGCTCTGTGCTCCGGACAGGATCTTTGTCTTCGGCGACCAGCTGTGTCACGACCCTCTTAACGACAGGCTGTGCCCCC CGGGTCGTCAGCTGTACGAGTCCGCGTTCGGGACGCCCGTGTGCCAGTGTCCGGACGGTACCTACGAGGTCAACAACGACTCGTATGACACAGTGTGTGAGCCCATCTTGAGCATGACTGGCGTCTGCCCGCCAGGAAAG GTGCTGTGGTTCAGGGATTTCAGCCTCCCGCCGGAGTGCCTCCCTGACCCGTGCGGCGGGAAGAATCTCTACCGAGGGCCCAATGAACTTCCCTTCGTCCCCTTCGCTTCTGATTATGGAAAGTGCTACCAGCTTGGACAG ATGAGCGGTGTGTGTCCGGCCCCGACCTGGTACTCCCTGGCCCTGGACCGGCTCCAGGGCGTCTGTTCCACCCTCGAGGACGCCGGCTACCAGGTCTTCGACTCTTACACTCTCTCATTCTTCAGTTACATGTACGGACCTCCTATCCCTAGGGAAGGAACGGTTCCCTTGTCTTCTGCAGCTGTACCTTATAAGATGACGGGTACGACTGTAGGTCCCTATGGTCCTTCAACTGTTTCTGGTACCTCAATGTCCATGTACGGCAACGGCCGAGGATCAAAGTATTCGGTTGACGCATCTTCCGGACAAGCCTATGACGAGGCGACTCAGCCACTGTCGaaggggaatgtggtgaagggagaGCTGATTGCATACCTGAAGGGCCTGATGGACTCGGCGTCAGGGCCCGGCAGCAGCCTCGACTTCTTGCAAGCTCCTTCTGGCCATAAGTTTCACGAGTTCTTCAAAAT AGTGAAGGCCATTATGAGCGACCTGGTGAGTGGGCGGAGTCACCACAGGAGTCGTCGCGCCCCGCTGCCACACGCCACCCCCGGCAACGTCATCGAGACCCGACTGGTCGGTTGTCGTGCGGGAGCCCAGAGGGACATCAACGCCAAGTGTCGCGACAC AATCCTGCCGGCGCGACCGCCCTTTGACCGTGTCACTCGCGCCGCGCCGCCCGTGCCGCCCCAGCCTGGCTGTCCAGGG GGCCAGGTATACAACCTACAGCGGATCTGTACACCAGGGAACAGCGTGGCCAGCTCCATCAGCGCTGCCAACCTCGGATAA